In Lachnospiraceae bacterium, one DNA window encodes the following:
- a CDS encoding MarR family transcriptional regulator produces the protein MEKERAKLLDELLNQIDRAYDLMEEYDSMSRKYGEVILYQVEAHLIKYIGEHPGTTVSDIAQDLNKTSSAASQMVKKLQTKGLIEQIKNEKNRRNTFLNLTSAGWSLYEAREKFEQHCYERTFEYLAEFSEKEIEVVCRILDRMNQTFKLDIEDSKM, from the coding sequence GGAGAAGGAACGGGCAAAACTATTAGATGAATTGTTGAACCAAATCGATCGGGCATATGATTTAATGGAAGAATATGATTCTATGTCGAGAAAATATGGGGAGGTGATTTTATATCAGGTTGAAGCTCATTTGATAAAATATATCGGGGAGCATCCGGGAACGACGGTTTCAGATATAGCACAAGATTTGAACAAAACCAGCAGTGCAGCGAGTCAGATGGTGAAAAAACTGCAGACAAAAGGATTGATTGAACAAATAAAAAATGAAAAAAACAGGAGAAATACTTTTTTGAATTTGACGTCTGCTGGATGGAGCTTGTACGAGGCAAGAGAAAAATTTGAGCAACATTGCTATGAACGGACATTTGAGTATTTAGCAGAGTTTTCAGAAAAAGAAATAGAAGTAGTATGCAGGATATTGGATAGGATGAACCAAACCTTTAAATTAGATATAGAGGACAGCAAAATGTAA